In a single window of the Mesoplodon densirostris isolate mMesDen1 chromosome 18, mMesDen1 primary haplotype, whole genome shotgun sequence genome:
- the LOC132478519 gene encoding keratin, type I cytoskeletal 15, whose translation MGALGPQGFPVSGIPRKRGPELVAEKRALLSVGLPSPASASCSLKRCLDLQDLREPAGCHTGSVRGTTQGSDEKWSLKLRAGSRPPAGSREGQRRPSSRLLPALLVLLRAQGCCLAVSSTFLQTSSSTFGGGSTWGGSLMAGGGGFGGGSLCGGGGSRSISVPSARFVSSGSAGGYGGGFSGGAGSGLGGGFGGGFGDFGGGGLLSGNEKLTMQNLNDRLASYLEKVRALEEANADLEVKIRDWYQKQSPASPEHDYSPYFKTIEELRDKILAATIDNSRVILEMDNARLAADDFRLKYENELAVRQSVEADINGLRRVLDELTLARTDLELQTESLNEELAYLRKNHEEEMKEFSNQLAGQVNVEMDAAPGVDLTRVLAEMREQYEAMAEKNRRDAEAWFHSKTEELNKEVASNTEMIQTSKTEIVDLRRTMQGLEMELQSQLSMKAGLESTLAETECRYALQLQQIQGLISSIEAQLSELRSDMECQNQEYKMLLDIKTRLEQEIATYRSLLEGQDARMAGIGTREASLGGGGSGKVLINVEESVDGKVVSSQKRDI comes from the exons ATGGGGGCTCTTGGGCCTCAGGGCTTCCCC GTATCAGGTATCCCCAGAAAACGGGGCCCTGAGCTGGTGGCAGAGAAAAGGGCTCTCCTGAGTGTTGGACTCCCGTCTCCGGCCTCAGCATCCTGCTCTCTGAAGCGGTGCCTTGACCTTCAAGATCTCCGag AGCCCGCAGGCTGTCACACGGGGTCTGTGAGAGGGACCACACAGGGCAGCGATGAAAAGTGGAGTCTCAAACTGAGAGCAGGGAGCCGGCCACCTGCGGGCAGCAGAGAAGGCCAGCGGAGG CCCAGCTCACGCCTCCTGCCAGCTTTGCTTGTGCTGCTGAGAGCTCAGGGCTGCTGCCTGGCCGTGAGCAGCACATTTCTGCAGACTTCTTCCTCCACCTTTGGGGGTGGCTCGACCTGGGGGGGTTCCCTCATGGCTGGGGGAGGAGGCTTTGGTGGGGGGAGTCTCTGTGGGGGAGGTGGGAGCCGCAGTATCTCAGTTCCTTCTGCCAGGTTTGTCTCCTCGGGGTCAGCAGGGGGCTATGGGGGCGGCTTCAGTGGAGGGGCTGGTAGTGGTTTGGGTGGAGGCTTTGGTGGTGGCTTTGGTGACTTCGGCGGTGGCGGCCTCCTCTCTGGCAACGAGAAGCTCACCATGCAGAACCTCAACGACCGCCTGGCGTCCTACCTGGAGAAGGTGCGTGCCCTGGAGGAGGCCAACGCTGACTTGGAGGTGAAGATCCGCGACTGGTACCAGAAGCAGAGCCCAGCCAGCCCGGAGCATGACTACAGCCCCTACTTCAAGACCATCGAAGAACTCCGAGACAAG ATCCTGGCGGCCACTATCGACAACTCCCGGGTTATCCTGGAGATGGACAATGCCAGGCTGGCTGCGGATGACTTCAGACTCAA gTATGAGAATGAGCTGGCCGTGCGCCAGAGCGTGGAGGCTGACATCAACGGCCTGCGCAGGGTGCTGGACGAGCTGACCCTGGCCAGAACCGACCTGGAGCTGCAGACTGAGAGCCTGAACGAGGAGCTGGCCTACCTCCGGAAGAACCACGAGGAG GAGATGAAGGAGTTCAGCAACCAGCTGGCCGGCCAGGTCAATGTGGAGATGGACGCGGCACCGGGCGTGGACCTGACCCGCGTGCTGGCGGAGATGAGGGAGCAGTACGAGGCCATGGCGGAGAAGAACCGCCGGGATGCCGAGGCCTGGTTCCACAGCAAG ACAGAGGAGCTGAATAAGGAGGTGGCCTCCAACACAGAGATGATCCAGACCAGCAAGACGGAGATCGTAGACCTGAGACGCACGATgcaggggctggagatggagctgCAGTCCCAGCTCAGCATG AAAGCCGGGCTGGAGAGCACGCTGGCGGAGACCGAGTGCCGCTACGCCCTGCAGCTGCAGCAGATCCAGGGCCTCATCAGCAGCATCGAGGCCCAGCTGAGCGAGCTCCGCAGCGACATGGAGTGCCAGAACCAGGAGTACAAGATGCTGCTGGACATCAAGACGCGGCTGGAGCAGGAGATCGCCACCTACCGCAGCCTGCTGGAGGGCCAGGACGCCAG GATGGCTGGCATCGGTACCAGAGAAG CCTCCCTGGGAGGTGGTGGCAGCGGCAAAGTCCTCATCAATGTTGAGGAGTCAGTGGATGGGAAGGTGGTTTCTTCTCAAAAGAGAGACATCTAA